The genome window TAGATCCTGTCATGGATGCAGAGTTTTTGAAGACGTTGCGTCTCTTCGGAACTCGTACCTGTATACGTTACAGCATGGAACCCATCAAATTCATCAAGACCGTGTATCACATCAACACTTATACTGATGGAAGTATCATGTATCCGGGGAAAACTCCGCCGGCTCTGTTGTTGAATTCTTCCTATTCACCTTCCTTTGCAGCAGGACTCCTGCAGATGCGATACATCTATTCCATGCCGGTAGAGCGAATCATCAAATACTTTGCCGACAATGGGTTTACGTTAAGGAAAGCCACGGCAAACAAACTGATTGCCAGAAGTGCCGATGTACTGGAAAACTTCTATAAGGCTATCTGCCAAGTAGTGTTGCAGCAGGATTATGTCTCGGCAGACGAGACATACCATAAAGTGCTGTTAGCCAAGACAAAGCCTACGGACAAGGGTTCGAAGAAAGGCTACTTCTGGGCTGTAAGTGCGCCTAAACTGGGACTTGTCTTCTTCGTATATGAGGATGGATCACGCTCTGAGCAGGTCATACTTAACATATTCTCTGATTATAAAGGTACCATACAGAGTGATGCATATGCTCCTTACCGGAAACTGGAGTCGGATGCTTATCCTGACATTATGAGAATCGCCTGCCTGCAGCATGTCAAGAGAGATTTCATCGACTGCGGCAAGGAAGACAAGGATGCTCAGGAGGTCGTAGATATCCTCAACAGATTTTATCGAGAAGACAAAAAACATAAGGTTGGGGTAAATGGATGGACCGTTGAAGACCATCTAGCCTATCGGCAGTCATATGCACCGGACATTTTGCAGGATTTATTGGAGAAACTGGAGGAAATATCTTCCAGGAAAGATTTGCTGCCCAAGTCTACCTTGGCGCAGGCGGTCGGCTATGCCCTTAATGAATATAATGCCATTTGTGACATCTTCAAAAGAGGTGATACGGCTCTCGATAACAACTACATTGAGAGAATCCAGAGGTACATATCACTATCAAGAAGAAACTCAATGTTCTTTGGTTCGCACGAAGGAGCAAGCCGGGCGGCTATCCTATATTCTATCGCAATCTCATGCAGGCTGAATGGCATTAATCTGTTTGAATACATATGCGACGTAATAGAAAAGACTGTAGAATGGCAACCCAATACCCCATTAGAAAAATATAGAGACTTACTTCCTGACCGATGGAAAAAGCAGTAACAGCATTTGTTTAATCAGCTGTTACTGCTTTTTTTTGAATTATGCAAGGTATAAACGCGGAGCCGCTTACATTTTTAATCACTGAAAAATACTGAAAAATGCCATTTTTAGCAAAATAGTACACTGATTTATGCTTAAAATCGTTAAAGTTGCACGATTTTCTGATATTTGAACAAGGATTTCTGATATAATTTGTAATTTTGCAGCCGGAATCAATAGTTCCCTAAAAAAAATGACAATTTCCTAGAAAAAGAGCCGTTTGACTTACGAAAGTAAAAATAAGATTTAAGAAAATAACCAATGCGAAATGAAACTGAAGAATGACATTGTAAACCTGATTGTGAGGGTTGAGCATCATTTATGCCCTCAATATTGTGGTGTGGTAGACCGCCGACGCATTATCGCCTTTCTACTTCTGACGATAAGCGAGCTGGTTATCATACCTTATCATATTATGCTCTTTCTGCTGGTGAAAGAACCTTATGGTTTAAGCCTCTGTGGCTTGCATACATTCGTGTTCTGCATCCTGCAGTTCCTGATTTGGAAACGGAAGATTGCTTTCGTGAAAGGTATTTCTTCTCTTTACCTTCTGATGTTCGCCAAACTGGCTCTTGATAGCGTATTTTGCATCAATTTCGGTTTGGCTAATGATAATTTGAGCGTTATCAGCAACCTGTTTGTCGTCTTTATCCTGGCTATTACAGCGTTAAGCCAAGCTTTGTATAAGACTTGTACCATCATCACGGTGGGTATGATACCGATGTTGCTGATATACCTGTTCAGCATTCCGCTTATGTCAGTTCTGTTCAGTCTGAAGACTATTTTCCTGGGTTTCATGATGCTGGTTTATGTGGCAGTATATAATATGAGTATTGTAACCAAGGGGTTACGCCAGCCGAAACGGATGGCTCGGGTTGAAAACAAGGCGTTGAATATGCTTGCCGATTTGAAGGATAATCAACCGGAAGCAGCAGAAAGCCTGATGAAGCGTCTGACTCCTGATGTCCGGGAGAAGATTATTACCCATGCTTCTGAACATCTGTTTAATGAAGAATTGAATAGAGTGGCATGGGATCAGGTTTGTGATGGGCTTACCTTCAGCGAAAAGGAAATATGCAAGCTGATTCTTCAGGGGCGTACTTTAAAGGAAATTTGTGCAGAACTCAATAAGAGTGAATCAAATATCACCAGCCAGCGTTGCCATATTCGCAAAAAGTTGAATATGGACCGTCGCGATGATTTGAGGAGAACCTTGGAAGTAAGGTTCTATGATGCGCAGAAACAAGTAAAAAAGTCAGAAGCCGAGAACTCCTGACTTTTATGGATATTCTTATTTCTTGATCATTATTCTTCCAATCTGAGGAATGCTT of Segatella copri contains these proteins:
- the tnpC gene encoding IS66 family transposase, whose product is MKKDEIIVLLKEQLQLANEQLQQANATVSSLTTQVNELIERIKSLEELLVQKGIAIDKANRQNKALGKLVSGKKSERQEKNPQDSMTQEEFDKKKEEQAEKRKARKNNGAKRDMHYEMKEVHVTIDPVMDAEFLKTLRLFGTRTCIRYSMEPIKFIKTVYHINTYTDGSIMYPGKTPPALLLNSSYSPSFAAGLLQMRYIYSMPVERIIKYFADNGFTLRKATANKLIARSADVLENFYKAICQVVLQQDYVSADETYHKVLLAKTKPTDKGSKKGYFWAVSAPKLGLVFFVYEDGSRSEQVILNIFSDYKGTIQSDAYAPYRKLESDAYPDIMRIACLQHVKRDFIDCGKEDKDAQEVVDILNRFYREDKKHKVGVNGWTVEDHLAYRQSYAPDILQDLLEKLEEISSRKDLLPKSTLAQAVGYALNEYNAICDIFKRGDTALDNNYIERIQRYISLSRRNSMFFGSHEGASRAAILYSIAISCRLNGINLFEYICDVIEKTVEWQPNTPLEKYRDLLPDRWKKQ
- a CDS encoding LuxR C-terminal-related transcriptional regulator, giving the protein MKLKNDIVNLIVRVEHHLCPQYCGVVDRRRIIAFLLLTISELVIIPYHIMLFLLVKEPYGLSLCGLHTFVFCILQFLIWKRKIAFVKGISSLYLLMFAKLALDSVFCINFGLANDNLSVISNLFVVFILAITALSQALYKTCTIITVGMIPMLLIYLFSIPLMSVLFSLKTIFLGFMMLVYVAVYNMSIVTKGLRQPKRMARVENKALNMLADLKDNQPEAAESLMKRLTPDVREKIITHASEHLFNEELNRVAWDQVCDGLTFSEKEICKLILQGRTLKEICAELNKSESNITSQRCHIRKKLNMDRRDDLRRTLEVRFYDAQKQVKKSEAENS